A window of the Helianthus annuus cultivar XRQ/B chromosome 4, HanXRQr2.0-SUNRISE, whole genome shotgun sequence genome harbors these coding sequences:
- the LOC110937728 gene encoding AT-hook motif nuclear-localized protein 1 isoform X2, producing the protein MDSAENMRPAVETLAPDAPSSYQLAPRTDNSTLLIGPPGFSPPMGGGSLVKKKRGRPRKYGPDGVVAGSGGETGRTLSPIPISAAGPPISGGYSEIKFGDSEGSGGSLFGEKKKVKMSSVETKSKHGYGSKDLGDRIASGGSFTPHMVTVNPGQDVTSKIISFTKDGPRSVCILSAIGVISHVTLRFEILSLSGSFTPGEFGGLSSCETKMSITLSSPDGRVVGGQLGGVLTAAGPVQVVVASFLPHIGSPIEPKPKKQKPIIKSLTPTLPLTESRADVDYQNLNEHARVSPKAEYPNSTPTHNFQLENRTTVSVHDWRRAVTDMNVSLNED; encoded by the exons ATGGATTCAGCTGAAAATATGAGGCCAGCAGTAGAAACATTAGCACCGGATGCTCCATCAAGCTACCAATTGGCTCCAAGGACCGATAACTCTACTCTGCTGATCGGGCCACCGGGTTTTTCACCGCCTATGGGCGGTGGAAGCCTGGTGAAGAAGAAGAGGGGTAGGCCAAGGAAATATGGCCCAGACGGGGTGGTTGCTGGTAGTGGTGGCGAGACTGGCCGCACATTGTCACCGATTCCCATCTCTGCTGCGGGCCCGCCAATATCCGGTGGTTACTCGGAGATAAAGTTTGGTGATTCGGAAGGAAGTGGTGGCAGTTTGTTTGGTGAGAAGAAGAAAGTGAAAATGAGTTCTGTAGAGACCAAGTCAAAGCATGGTTATGGGAGTAAGGATTTAG GTGACAGGATTGCATCTGGTGGAAGTTTTACGCCTCACATGGTTACTGTTAATCCGGGCCAG GATGTTACCTCTAAAATCATTTCGTTTACTAAAGACGGGCCTCGGTCAGTATGCATTCTCTCAGCCATCGGTGTTATTTCACATGTGACTTTG AGATTTGAAATTCTTTCGTTATCTGGATCTTTCACACCAGGCGAGTTTGGAGGATTATCATCTTGTGAAACTAAGATGAGCATAACGTTATCGAGCCCTGATGGACGTGTGGTTGGGGGCCAGCTTGGAGGAGTTCTCACCGCTGCTGGTCCCGTTCAG GTTGTTGTTGCCAGTTTTCTACCGCACATAGGCAGTCCAATTGAGCCAAAACCGAAAAAACAAAAGCCAATCATTAAATCCCTGACCCCCACCCTACCCCTCACTGAATCTCGTGCTGACGTGGACTATCAGAACCTAAACGAGCATGCGCGAGTAAGTCCCAAGGCAGAATATCCCAACTCTACCCCTACGCATAACTTCCAACTAGAGAACCGCACAACTGTAAGCGTGCATGATTGGAGAAGAGCTGTTACGGACATGAATGTGTCATTGAATGAAGATTAG
- the LOC110937730 gene encoding vestitone reductase produces MEKGCICVTGGTGFLASWIIKRLLQDGYSVNTTIRSHAAGSKKDVSYLTNLPCASEKLKIFDADLSKPETFEAPIKGCIGVFHVAHPMDGSNDAIEVVTEKSMKASLGILQACVDSKTVKKVVYTSSVSAVMFNGKKHNDVVDEEFWSDVDYIRTHVKFGEWYHISKTLTEKAILEFGEKEGLDVATVHPSFIHGPFLGPRCPQSVRDVMAMIFGDTRLYAMLRRAPYVHVDDVASAHIHLFEHPNAKGRYICSKTEVPIEEVYKLLSTKYPEYKIPSIDFVKSDDDYDKLMFPSVSSKKLLGTGFEFKYGIEEMFDDAIECCKRNNIL; encoded by the exons ATGGAGAAAGGATGCATTTGTGTGACCGGAGGAACAGGGTTTTTAGCATCATGGATCATCAAGAGACTGCTTCAGGATGGGTATTCTGTTAATACCACCATCAGATCTCATGCAGCAG GGTCAAAGAAAGATGTGAGCTACCTTACAAACCTACCCTGTGCATCAGAGAAGCTTAAAATTTTCGATGCGGATTTAAGCAAACCGGAGACCTTCGAGGCACCAATCAAAGGCTGCATTGGTGTCTTTCATGTTGCCCACCCGATGGATGGGAGCAACGATGCTATAGAAGTTGTAACCGAAAAATCAATGAAGGCCAGTTTAGGTATTTTACAAGCATGCGTTGATTCAAAGACAGTAAAGAAGGTTGTGTACACATCTAGCGTGTCAGCGGTAATGTTTAACGGAAAAAAACACAATGACGTTGTAGACGAGGAATTTTGGAGTGATGTTGATTATATTCGCACTCATGTTAAATTCGGAGAATGGTATCATATTTCAAAGACACTAACCGAGAAAGCAATCCTCGAGTTTGGTGAGAAAGAAGGACTAGATGTCGCGACGGTCCATCCTTCGTTTATTCATGGTCCATTTCTTGGCCCTCGCTGCCCACAATCTGTGCGCGACGTGATGGCTATGATCTTTG GGGACACTCGTCTTTATGCAATGCTACGAAGAGCGCCTTATGTTCATGTTGATGATGTAGCAAGCGCACATATTCATCTTTTTGAGCACCCTAATGCGAAGGGGAGATATATTTGTTCGAAAACTGAAGTTCCTATCGAGGAAGTGTACAAACTATTATCAACCAAATATCCAGAGTATAAAATACCAAGTATTGA CTTTGTGAAGTCGGATGATGATTATGATAAACTGATGTTCCCTAGCGTCTCATCGAAAAAGCTCTTGGGTACTGGATTTGAGTTCAAATATGGGATTGAAGAGATGTTTGATGATGCAATTGAATGCTGTAAGCGAAACAACATACTATAA
- the LOC110937728 gene encoding AT-hook motif nuclear-localized protein 1 isoform X1: MDSAENMRPAVETLAPDAPSSYQLAPRTDNSTLLIGPPGFSPPMGGGSLVKKKRGRPRKYGPDGVVAGSGGETGRTLSPIPISAAGPPISGGYSEIKFGDSEGSGGSLFGEKKKVKMSSVETKSKHGYGSKDLGDRIASGGSFTPHMVTVNPGQDVTSKIISFTKDGPRSVCILSAIGVISHVTLRHASSSVGTVTYEGRFEILSLSGSFTPGEFGGLSSCETKMSITLSSPDGRVVGGQLGGVLTAAGPVQVVVASFLPHIGSPIEPKPKKQKPIIKSLTPTLPLTESRADVDYQNLNEHARVSPKAEYPNSTPTHNFQLENRTTVSVHDWRRAVTDMNVSLNED; encoded by the exons ATGGATTCAGCTGAAAATATGAGGCCAGCAGTAGAAACATTAGCACCGGATGCTCCATCAAGCTACCAATTGGCTCCAAGGACCGATAACTCTACTCTGCTGATCGGGCCACCGGGTTTTTCACCGCCTATGGGCGGTGGAAGCCTGGTGAAGAAGAAGAGGGGTAGGCCAAGGAAATATGGCCCAGACGGGGTGGTTGCTGGTAGTGGTGGCGAGACTGGCCGCACATTGTCACCGATTCCCATCTCTGCTGCGGGCCCGCCAATATCCGGTGGTTACTCGGAGATAAAGTTTGGTGATTCGGAAGGAAGTGGTGGCAGTTTGTTTGGTGAGAAGAAGAAAGTGAAAATGAGTTCTGTAGAGACCAAGTCAAAGCATGGTTATGGGAGTAAGGATTTAG GTGACAGGATTGCATCTGGTGGAAGTTTTACGCCTCACATGGTTACTGTTAATCCGGGCCAG GATGTTACCTCTAAAATCATTTCGTTTACTAAAGACGGGCCTCGGTCAGTATGCATTCTCTCAGCCATCGGTGTTATTTCACATGTGACTTTGCGCCATGCCAGTTCTTCTGTAGGAACCGTAACATATGAG GGAAGATTTGAAATTCTTTCGTTATCTGGATCTTTCACACCAGGCGAGTTTGGAGGATTATCATCTTGTGAAACTAAGATGAGCATAACGTTATCGAGCCCTGATGGACGTGTGGTTGGGGGCCAGCTTGGAGGAGTTCTCACCGCTGCTGGTCCCGTTCAG GTTGTTGTTGCCAGTTTTCTACCGCACATAGGCAGTCCAATTGAGCCAAAACCGAAAAAACAAAAGCCAATCATTAAATCCCTGACCCCCACCCTACCCCTCACTGAATCTCGTGCTGACGTGGACTATCAGAACCTAAACGAGCATGCGCGAGTAAGTCCCAAGGCAGAATATCCCAACTCTACCCCTACGCATAACTTCCAACTAGAGAACCGCACAACTGTAAGCGTGCATGATTGGAGAAGAGCTGTTACGGACATGAATGTGTCATTGAATGAAGATTAG
- the LOC110937729 gene encoding transducin beta-like protein 2, with product MEPIVSIAVVTSLILGALIAFIAFGTYFRNRKSEIVSIANPADTAPLNLKNSKPHQTKKSHAKPHQSHADKDLNKRHHPLDLNTLKGHGDSVNGLCFSSDGHSLATACDDGVVRVFKLDDASSKSFKFMRINLPAGGHPTAVAFVDDASSVVVASQSLTGASLYMYGEDNPKGGENRQHFKPELKWEQHNAHEKKYILTLFGTKATHGAADGSTIVASSSEGTDIKLWHGKSGKMLGFVDTNQLKNNMATVSPNGRFIAAAAFTADVKVWEIVYSKDSSVKEVTKVMQLKGHKSAVTWLSFTPDSERIITASKDGSIRVWNINVRYHLDEDPKTLKVFPIPLHDSNGTALHYDRLSISPDGKILAVTHGSLLQWLSVETGEVLETADKAHDGDITDIAWAPKPIPVGDKRVSILASSSVDKKVKLWASPTL from the exons ATGGAACCGATCGTGTCAATCGCCGTAGTCACCTCTCTCATTCTCGGAGCTCTGATCGCTTTTATCGCCTTCGGCACCTACTTTCGCAACCGCAAATCCGAAATCGTTTCCATCGCTAATCCCGCCGATACGGCGCCGTTGAATCTGAAGAATTCAAAGCCTCATCAAACTAAAAAATCTCACGCTAAACCTCATCAATCTCATGCTGATAAG GATTTGAACAAGCGCCATCACCCATTAGACTTAAATACTTTAAAAGGTCATGGGGATTCCGTCAATGGCCTATGCTTCTCATCGGACGGACATAGTTTGGCTACTG CTTGTGATGATGGTGTAGTCAGGGTATTCAAGCTGGATGACGCTTCAAGCAAAAGCTTCAA GTTTATGAGAATCAACCTGCCAGCTGGAGGTCATCCAACTGCAGTTGCATTTGTTGATGATGCTTCTTCGGTTGTTGTGGCTTCTCAAAGTCTCACCGGAGCTTCTCTATACATGTATGGAGAAGACAACCCAAAAGGCGGTGAAAATCGGCAGCACTTTAAGCCTGAACTTAAGTGGGAGCAACATAATGCTCATGAGAAAAAGTATATTCTCACTTTATTTGGAACTAAAGCTACCCATGGTGCTGCTGATGGAAGTACAATAGTTGCATCAAGTTCAGAGG gaACTGATATTAAACTATGGCATGGAAAGTCCGGAAAGATGTTGGGATTTGTCGACACAAATCAGCTTAAAAACAATATGGCCACTGTATCTCCAAATGGCCGATTTATTGCTGCCGCCGCTTTCACGGCTGATGTTAAG GTTTGGGAGATAGTGTATTCGAAGGATAGTTCAGTTAAAGAGGTTACAAAAGTTATGCAACTGAAAGGCCATAAG AGTGCTGTTACATGGCTGTCGTTTACACCCGACTCGGAAAGGATCATTACTGCATCAAAGGATGGCTCAATAAGAGTGTGGAACATTAATG TTCGATATCATCTTGATGAGGACCCAAAGACTTTGAAAGTGTTTCCGATTCCACTTCATGACTCAAATGGTACTGCATTGCATTACGATCGTCTCAGTATATCCCCCGATGGAAAGATTTTGGCTGTAACTCATGGCTCATTACTACAATGGCTATCTGTTGAAACTGGGGAAGTATTAGAAACCGCTGATAAAGCACATGACG GTGACATCACGGACATCGCATGGGCACCTAAACCTATTCCTGTAG GAGACAAACGCGTCAGTATATTAGCCTCATCAAGTGTCGACAAGAAAGTGAAGCTGTGGGCGAGCCCCACGCTTTGA